TGGCTTAGAGAATGTTCGTAGTTGCCGGAAGGACAGAATAGCCTGTCGGGATAGACGGCTTGATATACCCCACGCTACCCACCTTTAACCAACGCCCAAGCATACTGTCATCTGTCACTGCCCCGTTGGCAGCATACCGGTATTCGTATCCCTTGCATTTCTGCTGATGCACTGGTCACACCCCTGCTGGGGCCAAAAGCCGAAAACCCAGAGTATATATGTCCTACACAGGGGAGGCTCAGCACCAGCATTCCTGTTTGGTTAGCGGGAAGTAAGCCTGCATTTTGTGTAACcattgctgttgctgctgtcgaaAGATATCATGTTCTTCTAAGCTGACGAGGTGTAACCGGTTCTCCCCCGGCACAGCTGCATTTCCCGCTTACTCCGACGTAGTACAGCAGTTGGGGGCCTTGACCGGCCATGTTACCTCTTCCAGTTCATTCGCTGTAAACCGGGTACCCATGCAGATTGTCTAACTTTATACAGACAAGAGAAAAAGATAGTTTGGCTACGGTTGTTGGTGTCCAGTTCAACGAACGTACAACTTTCACACCCACTCACCATTCCGATTCATTAGAAATCAGTATAGACCCTTAACCATggagcaagaagcagaagtcGTTAGCCTGGCAAAGACCATAACCCAGTCGACAGAAACCCTCTGCCGACTTCTCACAGAGAATGGTCTACCAGCACCATCCCTCGACACCTCTAGCCCTCAAGCCAACGCCCCCGAAATCACCACCGCAAAGACCAAAGCTATAAACGCTTGTATGGAACTGCTTGACCGGTTGCAAGGACCATTGACATGCATGCTACCTCTTGTCAGTCCCATCACAAACcatccaaccaaccaacaactAACTTGTTAAACAAAGTACAACGGCAGTGCTCTCCAGACAATATCCCGCTACAGGATCTACACCCACGTCCCTCTAACCGGCTCAATCTCATACGAGGACCTCTCCTCGAAATGCAGAATCCACGTCTTCGAACTGAAACAGGTTATCCGGTTCGCGATTGTCTTCCACCGGCTCTtcgccgaggagaagaagggcttTGTCGCGCACTCCGCTGGCTCGAGGATCCTGGCCCAGGACGCGATTGTCCAGGCGGGAATCGGCCAGTTTGATGAGTTCTATGGCGCGTTTGCTAGGGTTTGTTTCTATCCTTGTCTGGTGGGTTGATATATTGATGGTCTTATAGACTGTAGATGCGATAGACCAATTCGATGGGCATGAGCCAAACGAGACGGTACCTATACCTATACCTATACCTTAATCTTGCCCTCACTCAATTCTAACAACAACAGggcttctccctcgcccaCAACACAACCCAAGACCTCTTCTCGTATCTGCGCTCGCACCCCGCCAAAAGCAAGCAGTTCACCGAGGCAATGAAGTTCTACACGGGGCCTATCCCGGCCTACTCGCCCAACTTCCTGATAATGGGGTATCCGTGGGATGCACTGTCCGCGGGCTCTGTTGTGGTCGACCTCGGCGGTGCAGATGGACATGTTGGACGGATGATTGCAGATGCGAATCCGGAAGTGACAGTCATTGTTCAGGATTTGGGTagtgttgttgaggagattgaagttgaagctgaagccgaagctgGCACTGGCTCCCAACCCGGAAAAAAATCTGGGGAGGTTGGAAGGAAAAGCAGGGTGCAATTTCTAGCCCACGACTTCTTCACGCCCCAGCCTATATCCGCAGACGTGTATCTCTTCCGGTGGGTTCTCCATGACTGGTCCGATGAGTACGTGGTCCGGATCCTTCGGCAGCTGGTACCGGTCCTGAAGAAGGGCGCGAGGGTTGTTGTGAACGAGAGTCTTTGTCCGGAGAGCGGGTCGTTGCCGATTGCGATGGAGAGGTATATCCGGTATATGGATATGATGATGCTTGCATTTACGAAGTCGAGGCTGAGAGATGAGGGGGAGTGGAGGGGGTTGTTTGCGCAGGCGGATGGGAAGTTTGGGGGCGTGAGATGTTGGACGCCAGAGGGggcggcgttggcgattATTGAGGCTACTTGGGAGGGGTAGTTATCGTACTTCTATTTAATTGATGTTATCGAAGTGATGAGATTGATGTATTGCTTGTACAGTCAATTGTATAGCTGAAGAAATAAAACGCTGTCAGACTAATGATCCTTCACCGGGACAGTCACCTCCTGTGCAATCTGCAAGATACTGTCCAGCTCCTCTGGAGGAGTGCGTCCTAAGCCACACTCAGTTGACACCCCAAACTCCCTCTGAACAACCTCCTGCGCAGCCTTGATTTTCCGCAGAGTCCCAGCCTTGTCGTTGGGATGAACAAGCCCCAAATAAAGCCTGGTATCCTTACTCGCTTCAAGATCCCTCAATGGCTTAAAATAGGCCACATCGTCCCGGTCCTTAGGCACCGGAACATGAAGCCAGCCCACAGTGCGCTTCTCACCAAGACGCCCGAGAATGCCATTTGCAAAATCCACCAGCAGGCCCAGATCCTCCGGTTCAATGAAATGCCTATGGCCAAGGTCACCATAACAAAGATGGAAACCAACCGGAATCTCGCTCGGAATACCGGCACAGATCCGCTCAATACGATCCAGGAGGCCCTCCTTAACCGGCCTGAAATGCGCCTTGAAGAACTCATCCGTCAACCGACCGCGATCGTATTCAAGTGCAGTAGTCTCAAAGCACATATCCCACTGGAGCGCGAGATCATGAGCCGGGATCTCTTTGATAATAGCAGCCAACGACTCGAGAATGCGCTGCTCGTAGAACGGTTCCAGCTGGGCGTGGAACTCAGTCTTTATGTGGCCCTGGATGCAAGCATACGGCGTTGGAAGCGAGACCTGGAACCGCACTCCCTTGGGGATAATGCCGTCATCGCGCAGTTTGACGAATTGTTTATACGAGACCAGGGCCTGGGTGTCGTACTGAGTTGGCTCGAGTGAGCTCTGGGTGAAAGCCGCGGAATAGTCTGGTGGCAGCTCAGGCCCGCCGATAGTTGTTCGGAGAGCGTCCCtggggaagaaaggaacCTGCCAGCCGATCCAGTTGGCGCGGGTGCCTGTTTCGCCGTCGGGGATGGAGACCAGGCGATCGGGCAGAGCAGCAGGGATCTTGTGGAAGACCTCGTCGGACGAGGAGAGAGGGATGCTTCCCACGAGGAGGACGCCGGTAGGAGATGCCATGATGGATAGAATGAGGGAgatgaaaagagaagagggagttGAGACGGAGAGGTGAAGTTAAAAGGAaggaaacaaagaaacagagTTGTGTTGGTCGCACTGCTATCTGGACACCCCCGTCCCTCGTGCAGCATAAGCTGACTGCAGTAAGAATGCCTGCTGCAACGACTCAGAATTCTTTTATTACCTGCATTTATTACCTGCAGTCTGTCTCCTGACTTCACATGCGAATTAGTCCCCCTCTTAACCCGCAATGTCCCGCCAATTATGCATTCTCGCAGTCAAGCCTCGCCATGTCTCTCACCCCAGAGGAGATTGCCTACTACGAAGCAAACGCCAGCGATGACCTGCGGCCAAATCAGATCGCCGCCTGTACGTGCGGCATTGCCTTTGCTGTCAGCGCCGTTGTCGCTCGCATGATTTCGAGACGTCGGTCGAGAGTCAAGCTTGGCTGGGATGACTATACTATTTGCGTGGCGCTGGTAAGCGTCCGGTATCTTAATACTTTTGCTATACTAACAACAGTAGATGGGCCAGCTCACATATGCCTGTCTGATGGCGCTGAGTGTTGCCAACGGCGAGGGCCTGCATATAATCTTTGTCAAGGACCAGAGACTGTTTGCTCAGGTATCTTTATATGATCGAGTCCTCAGTGCGTTAGTCTAACGGTATAGGTCTTCGTCGGCGCCATTATCTGCTACTCCATCACGATCATGTTGACGAAAATATCAGTCCTTTTATTCTACCACCGCATCTTCCCAGTCAAGTGGCTTACCGTCGTTTCCTATTTCGTGGGCGCGCTGGTAATCTCATACAACCTCGCCGTGATATTCGTGGCGGCATTCCAGTGCATCCCTCTGTCTAGCCTCTGGACTGGAAAGCCAGGGCAGTGCATCAATGTCACGCCTCCGTTTCTCGCTCTGGCGTACGTTAAATCCTACCCTCAAGGAATATCGAGACTGACATACTGCAGAATCGTAAATGTAGTCACCGACTTCGCCATCCTAGCCTTACCCATCCAGCCAGTCTTAGGGCTGAAAATGCGAACACGCCGCAAGATCCAGGTGCTCAGTATCTTCCTGCTGGGGGGAATGTACGTCTCCGATTTCCACTCTTGATCTCATATCTGACGGTGTTCTAGCGTGTGTATATTCGGCGTCATCCGATCAGTCGCCCTGTCGACAATGAAAAACACCGATCTCAGTTGTACGCAGCCATTCTTCTTTAGTCAAGGTATATATTAACGAACTTGCAGACAACGCAGTCTACTCGGGAATCTGGTCATACACCGAGATATCAGTCGGTATAGTCGCCGCCTGCATGCCCACGCTGCGCCCGCTGTTCAAGAGCAGGAATGCAGAGTCGAAGTACGTCGGCGATAGTAACTACGGCTCTGGCAGGTATTTTGCACGCTGGAAATCGAGTCCGGGGCGGTCTTTGGCGTCGAAGGGGACGGATGGAACGGATGAGGGTGATATTCCTCTTACTGGGACTGGACGGTCACAGTACATGGTATAGCCATTGTGCTAGTTATGGAAGTATTACTGAATACTGATAGTATGGAGCACTTATCAATTATAAATAAGCATCCAAGCCTTAAGCCGGTCACTGGTCAGCGATGGAATGGAGAGTATACTCAGAGTACAAGCCAGGGGTAATAATTACAAATCCACCTCCGTTCCTTACCCCATTATCAAAAGACCGTTATTAATATCCATAGCCAGGCACAGAActagaagagagaggagagaccGGAAGCAAGCGGGTCTGGGACCGAACTCCACCACCGCAATTATCTCGGTCTTTTTCTGGGATTTCCACGGatgtcttcactcttcagTCACACTAAACATTAGCAGTTAGCACACTTTCTGCACTGCAGCCGGGACCGACTAGAGTAGGGATCGGAGCTACTGTAGGTACTAAGGAAGTAGGCTCCCGATGCATCGACACTTGGGACAGTCGGTCGACCGGAGGTTGAACTAAGATATAATCCCTGCAGGTGTCAACAATATACATATTACACCGTTCTGTTAGTGCGACAGTAGGAGTTTGGGACAAGGCAATAAGGTTGATTTGACAGGCTCGACAACCAAGGAACGAATGACCCACTGTGCCAGTATTCTCGCCGTCTCGGACATGTCCCAATCAGTTAGTATTACCTACAGTAACTTTCCCTCTCAACTTGTTTCTCCGAGTTCTCCGAGTTCTCCGTTCAAGCTCACCGTCTCGACTGTCGCCCTCGTACTGGTGGCAGTCTCTTCCGGGCTCATCCACTGCCCATATCCGGTAATGCACATCCCAGGTGGATCTGGCGATGGTGGACCTGTGGATCATATTCATTGGGCTGGGGAGCGACAGACAGGGCCCGAGACACAGCCCCTCTTGCTCATTTGGGCCATGAAGAATCGGTGGCTTCTCCCGTGGACGTGGACCCGGGATGGCTCGAAATTGCAGTGCCAGATGCACCTGAGTCCGAGTCTAATAATCCTTACCTTATTTATCCTTATTATTCCCGTCGGCTATTGTGATTTGTGAGTTGAGTTGACTATCGGATCATCCTATTCTACATTCTACAATCACTATCctatcaccatcaacaaaagaaaaaatggCCGCCACGCAAACAATCCAAGTCCCCCATCTCGGCGGCACAAAGGCCGGCTACGCCTTTGCACGCGAATACGACGGCTCCAAGCCAACCTGTGTGCTGGTGAACTCGATGTGCATGACATCGTCCTTGTACAAGGCGCAGTTCGAGAACGAGGAGTTGGCAAATGCCATGAATCTGCTCGCGGTTGAGCCCCTGGGCCATGGTGCGACGAGCTGTCCGTCCGAGCACTTCACCTACTGGGACTCGGCAATCATGGCCATTCAGGTGCTGGATGCGTTTGGGATTAGGAAGGCCTTTGCGCTGGGGACGAGCCAGGGGGGCTGGATTGTGGCCCGCATGGCGCTCTTGGCTCCGGAGAGGGTAATTATCTAATCTATTGCTCTTTCTATTTGGACGTAGAAGtgagatgttgatgttgatgttaCAGATCCAAGGAATCCTCCCCCTGGGAACGTCAATGGACTACGAGTCGGCAGACTCTCGGTCCAAGGGATGCTGGGACCCAGCCGGTCTCCTGACGCCTTTCTACGAAAAGTGGACGAGCGAGAGCGCGACGCCAGACTTCGTAGTGGACGAGACGTGGTGCGGGATGGTGGGCTCCGTCGGGTTTGGGGCGTTTGCGACCGCGGAGAGCGGCGCGTTCTGGAAGCAGACGCTGCAGGAGGTGTACCGCGGAGATGAAGGGCGCAGGAAGGTCCGGATGGCGCTGAACTGCTTGATTGAGCGAGACGGGCTGTTGTTGAGACTGCGGGACGTCCAGTGTCCGGTCTACTGGCTGCAGGTGAGAACCCTAACTGCAAGTACAAACTGTACTGCAAAGTCAAAACAGTGTCAGAGACTGACAGGCCAGGGCACCGACGACACGCCGTTTGGAACGACCGTTGCTACCGAGCAGATCAGCCGTTTCACGCGGTCCAGGGAGGCCAAACTGCAGATGGTCGAGGGGGGCTGCCACTACCTCAACGCTACCCACCCAGAGCCCGTCAATCGGGCCATGTTGGACATGGTGCACAAGCACGCCAGCCTGTAAAGAGTTAAACCACGATGTAGAGTTTGCCTGAGTGGGCCCAACTGCCGCCGGTGGAGAGAGAGGGTCGATTAATTTTGGCATCTCGGGCCGCTGTAGAGTAGTTCTCATTACGTGTAACTGTTGTCTTCTAgtttaaataagatagtatGTCTCTTGCTCGTTTCATGTCTCTGCTTGTTTCTTCATGGCGGAAAACGGGGACAGTCTGCAGCCATGGACGGTGGCCACGGTCAGTGCCGTGACCGTCCTGGCCTTTGTAGCTGTCTGTCTTCGCCTGCTGGCCCGGTTCGAGCGCAAGCAGAAGCTGTGGTGGGACGACTGGATGATTATCTGGTCAATGGTAAGCCAAGAAGGTCCCTATGTGTCGAGTATACTCCGTATTAACCCAGCAGATCTGGAACTTCGTCGTCGTGggcttcatcttcgccatgCACCACAACGGCATGGGCCTGCATGCTGATACCCTCCATCCGAACAacgtcgtcctcatcgccaaGTTCCTGGTCGTCGCGGAGATCCTGTACGCATTCAACCTGGTCTGGACCAAGCTcagcatcctcttcttctactACCGCATCTTCCACCTGCCCTACTTCAAGCGCTGGGCCTacgccatcgccatcttcgTCATTGCCTGGGTGATCTGCGTGAcgttcctcttcgtcttcatctgcgTGCCCGTCGAGAAACTATGGTACCCGCAGCTCCCAGGCCACTGCATCAACCAGGTCGGGACGTGGATCGCAAACGCAATCTCAACCATCGCCACCGACCTCGCAATCCTCATTCTCCCGCTGCCTCAGATCTGGAAACTGCAGCTGCGCGCTGCCGAGAAAGTAGCCTTGACTTTTGCCTTTAGTCTTGGGTTCTTGTATGCCCCACCCAAATACTTACCCCCGTGTTAAGTGTGTATGATAAGTATGCTGACAGTATAGTGTTGTCTTTGCCTCCGCCTACCGCTTCAGCGTCCTCTTCTCCTACACAGCGCTCGACTCCTCCTACACCCTCGCTCCAACAGTCGGGTGGACGGCCATCGAAATGTCCGCCGGAATCGTCTCTGCATGTCTCCCCACCCTCCGGCCCGcattcgccttcttcttccgcatCCTGGGCCTGAGATCCGTGATGCCCTCGCTGCTACGAACCGGTCAATCCCGGACAGCGTCGACGTCGAAACTCAACTCGAATACGGCGGGCCATAGCCGGAATGGGGTGGGCGtgagtggtggtggtggtggtgggtcTGCGTCGGCGCCGAGTAATATTGACCTGGTGCGTGCGAATCGGCGCTCGTTTTATCATTTGCCGGATGATGAGAGTGATTCGCTGGATGAGCAGACCGGGGGTGAGGGCGGGCGGTTTCGGCCGGAGTATGATAGTATGAAGACCATGACTGTTGTGcgtgggagggagagggaggagagggaggaggataaTGATCGGTGGCTGAGTAGGGGGAGAAATGATGTGCCTCTGCAGGGGATTAGGGTTCAGACCGAGTTTACCCAGCGCGAGTCTTGATATAGTACCTATTTCGTATCAAAATATAAACG
This genomic interval from Aspergillus puulaauensis MK2 DNA, chromosome 7, nearly complete sequence contains the following:
- a CDS encoding uncharacterized protein (COG:S;~EggNog:ENOG410PVSG;~TransMembrane:7 (o12-33i45-65o85-111i123-145o165-185i205-227o247-271i)), whose amino-acid sequence is MAENGDSLQPWTVATVSAVTVLAFVAVCLRLLARFERKQKLWWDDWMIIWSMIWNFVVVGFIFAMHHNGMGLHADTLHPNNVVLIAKFLVVAEILYAFNLVWTKLSILFFYYRIFHLPYFKRWAYAIAIFVIAWVICVTFLFVFICVPVEKLWYPQLPGHCINQVGTWIANAISTIATDLAILILPLPQIWKLQLRAAEKVALTFAFSLGFFVVFASAYRFSVLFSYTALDSSYTLAPTVGWTAIEMSAGIVSACLPTLRPAFAFFFRILGLRSVMPSLLRTGQSRTASTSKLNSNTAGHSRNGVGVSGGGGGGSASAPSNIDLVRANRRSFYHLPDDESDSLDEQTGGEGGRFRPEYDSMKTMTVVRGREREEREEDNDRWLSRGRNDVPLQGIRVQTEFTQRES
- a CDS encoding alpha/beta fold hydrolase (COG:S;~EggNog:ENOG410PJGK;~InterPro:IPR000073,IPR029058;~MEROPS:MER0011785;~PFAM:PF12697,PF03096), giving the protein MAATQTIQVPHLGGTKAGYAFAREYDGSKPTCVLVNSMCMTSSLYKAQFENEELANAMNLLAVEPLGHGATSCPSEHFTYWDSAIMAIQVLDAFGIRKAFALGTSQGGWIVARMALLAPERIQGILPLGTSMDYESADSRSKGCWDPAGLLTPFYEKWTSESATPDFVVDETWCGMVGSVGFGAFATAESGAFWKQTLQEVYRGDEGRRKVRMALNCLIERDGLLLRLRDVQCPVYWLQGTDDTPFGTTVATEQISRFTRSREAKLQMVEGGCHYLNATHPEPVNRAMLDMVHKHASL
- a CDS encoding uncharacterized protein (COG:S;~EggNog:ENOG410PKP8;~TransMembrane:7 (o23-44i56-77o97-120i132-156o176-199i211-232o244-264i)) gives rise to the protein MSLTPEEIAYYEANASDDLRPNQIAACTCGIAFAVSAVVARMISRRRSRVKLGWDDYTICVALMGQLTYACLMALSVANGEGLHIIFVKDQRLFAQVFVGAIICYSITIMLTKISVLLFYHRIFPVKWLTVVSYFVGALVISYNLAVIFVAAFQCIPLSSLWTGKPGQCINVTPPFLALAIVNVVTDFAILALPIQPVLGLKMRTRRKIQVLSIFLLGGIVCIFGVIRSVALSTMKNTDLSYNAVYSGIWSYTEISVGIVAACMPTLRPLFKSRNAESKYVGDSNYGSGRYFARWKSSPGRSLASKGTDGTDEGDIPLTGTGRSQYMV
- a CDS encoding uncharacterized protein (COG:S;~EggNog:ENOG410PNGQ;~InterPro:IPR029063,IPR016461,IPR001077;~PFAM:PF00891;~go_function: GO:0008168 - methyltransferase activity [Evidence IEA];~go_function: GO:0008171 - O-methyltransferase activity [Evidence IEA]); this encodes MEQEAEVVSLAKTITQSTETLCRLLTENGLPAPSLDTSSPQANAPEITTAKTKAINACMELLDRLQGPLTCMLPLYNGSALQTISRYRIYTHVPLTGSISYEDLSSKCRIHVFELKQVIRFAIVFHRLFAEEKKGFVAHSAGSRILAQDAIVQAGIGQFDEFYGAFARTVDAIDQFDGHEPNETGFSLAHNTTQDLFSYLRSHPAKSKQFTEAMKFYTGPIPAYSPNFLIMGYPWDALSAGSVVVDLGGADGHVGRMIADANPEVTVIVQDLGSVVEEIEVEAEAEAGTGSQPGKKSGEVGRKSRVQFLAHDFFTPQPISADVYLFRWVLHDWSDEYVVRILRQLVPVLKKGARVVVNESLCPESGSLPIAMERYIRYMDMMMLAFTKSRLRDEGEWRGLFAQADGKFGGVRCWTPEGAALAIIEATWEG
- a CDS encoding uncharacterized protein (COG:S;~EggNog:ENOG410PREZ;~InterPro:IPR038071), with the translated sequence MASPTGVLLVGSIPLSSSDEVFHKIPAALPDRLVSIPDGETGTRANWIGWQVPFFPRDALRTTIGGPELPPDYSAAFTQSSLEPTQYDTQALVSYKQFVKLRDDGIIPKGVRFQVSLPTPYACIQGHIKTEFHAQLEPFYEQRILESLAAIIKEIPAHDLALQWDMCFETTALEYDRGRLTDEFFKAHFRPVKEGLLDRIERICAGIPSEIPVGFHLCYGDLGHRHFIEPEDLGLLVDFANGILGRLGEKRTVGWLHVPVPKDRDDVAYFKPLRDLEASKDTRLYLGLVHPNDKAGTLRKIKAAQEVVQREFGVSTECGLGRTPPEELDSILQIAQEVTVPVKDH